The Stackebrandtia nassauensis DSM 44728 genome includes the window CGAAGTGGTCGACGAACTTCCTGTGGAACCTGTTCAGCTTCGAGTGGGAGCTGACCGAGAGCCCGGCCGGCGCCAAGCAGTGGAAGCCCAAGGGCGGCGCGGGCGAGGGCACGGTGCCGCACGCCCACGACGCGTCGAAGCGGATCGCGCCGAACATGCTCACCACCGACCTGGCGCTGCGCTTCGACCCGATCTACGAGCCGATCGCGCGTCGTTTCATGGAGAACCCGGACCAGTTCGCCGACGCGTTCGCGCGCGCCTGGTACAAGCTGACCCACCGCGACATGGGGCCGATCCAGCGTTACCTCGGCCCGGAGGTCCCGGACGAGGTGCTGTCGTGGCAGGACCCGGTTCCGGCCGTAGACCACGAACTGGTCGACGACGCCGACGTCGCGGACCTCAAGCGGCAGGTGCTGGACTCGGGTCTGTCGGTGTCGCAACTGGTCTCGACGGCGTGGGCCTCGGCCTCGACGTTCCGGGGCAGCGACAAGCGCGGCGGCGCCAACGGCGGTCGCATCCGCCTGCAGCCGCAGAGCGGTTGGGAGGTCAACGAACCCGACCGGCTGGCGAGTGTGCTGAGCACCCTGGAGGGCATCCGGGACTCGTTCAACGCGGCCCAGTCCGGCGGCAAGAAGATCTCGCTGGCCGACCTGATCGTGCTGGCCGGAGCCGCCGGTGTCGAGCAGGCCGCCAAGGCCGCCGGGCACGAGGTCACGGTTCCGTTCACACCGGGCCGCACCGACGCCTCGCAGGAGCAGACCGACGTGGAGTCGTTCTCGCACCTGGAGCCCAGTGCGGACGGCTTCCGCAACTACCTCGGCAAGGCCAGCAGCCCGCTGCCCGCCGAGGTGCTGCTCCTGGACCGGGCGAACCTGCTCACGCTGAGCGCGCCGGAGATGACGGTGCTGGTCGGCGGCCTGCGGGTGCTGGGCGCCAACCACGGCCAGACCTCGCTGGGTGTCCTCACCGACAACCCGGGCGCGCTGAGCAACGACTTCTTCGTCAACCTGCTCGAACTGGGCACGACCTGGAAGGCGACCGACGAGGACTCGCAGACCTTCGAGGTCCGCGACGCGGAGACCGGCGACGTCAAGTGGACCGGCAGCCGCGTCGACCTGCTGTTCGGGGCGAACTCCGAACTGCGCGCGGTCGCCGAGGTCTACGCCAGCGACGACGCCGGTGAGAAGTTCGTCAAGGACTTCGTGGCGGCGTGGGACAAGGTCATGATGCTCGACAGGTACGACCTGAGCTGATAGCCCACCTCGGGGGCGGCCGGACTCCGGCCGCCCCCGACGTGTGCCCGCGATTGCCCACAACCGTTTGCGGGTAACGCCATTGGCGAGGTACGCCAGTGGATGGAGGGGACTGCCATGACGGAACCCAACGGGCGGTTGGTGAAGCGCGTTCTCCGCGATCGTGACGGCATCTGGCGGCAGATCGCCGAGGACCGGGGGCTGCGGACCCTGTCGGGGCGGATGCTGTTCAGTTCGACCGTCTCCTTTGTCGCCTACGGTGCCGTTCTGGGCGCCTCGAACGGTGTGCCGCAGGCGATCTCCTCGGCGGTGAAGCTGCCGCTGCTGTTCCTGGGGACGATGTTCATCTGCCTGCCGACGCTGTACCTGTTCAACCTGATCCGGGGTGTGCGGCTGTCGTTCCGGCAGGCACAGGCGCTGGTGATCACCGCCATCACGGCGATCGCGATGCTGTCGCTGGCGTTCCTGCCGATCGTGCTGTTCTTCCTCGTCGTGGCCCCGGACTACGAGTTCTACAAGATGCTCAACGTGATCATCCTGACCGTCGCCACCCTCGTGGGACTGCGATTCCTGGTCAGCGGCATGCGAAAGCTGAACATGATCGCCAAGGAGCGGGCGGCGGAAGCGGCGACGGTGGGCGCAAGCTCGGTCGCCGAGTCGGGTATGGACGCTGACGGGACCGAGATCGCGCCGGTACGGGGCAGTCCGGTGTACCTGCGCGGCAAACCCGCGCCCCGCACCGGGAGTGTCAGCTTGCTGTACGCGTGGATCGTCGTGTTCGCTTTCGTCGGCACCCAGCTGGCCTGGACGCTGCGGCCGTTCATCGGCAATCCGGCCGAGCCGTTCCAGGTGTTCCGGACCTACGAGGGGAACATCTATGTGGACATCTTCCGAACCATCGGGCAACTGTTCGGTTGAGGCACGTGGGTAATCGCTCGCCCACTACCACTGTGGCCAAACGCGCCAGCGAAATACTTCCCTCCATCAATATCCAGTAGGTAGATTCTCCGGTTCACGCCACGGCGCGTGAGACGAAACCGGCTACTGATGGAGTGAAAGCACATGGCTGAACCCAAAGGCCTGCTGATCATCGAACGCATTCTTCGTGACCGTGACGGGGTCTGGCGGCAGATCGCCGACGACCACCGGCTCAAATCCCTGTCGGGACAGATGCTCGGCGCCTCGGCGCTGGCACTGGCCTGCTACGGCGCGGTCCTGGGCGCCTCGAACGGCTGGCTGCAGGCGCTGTCCTCGGCGGTGAAACTGCCGCTGCTGTTCCTGGTGACCATGCTGATCTGCCTGCCGACCCTGTACCTGTTCAACCTGGTGTTCGGCGCCAGGCTGTCGATCCGGCAGGCACTGGCGCTGGTGTCCACAGCGATCACCGTGATCGCGATGCTGTCGCTGGCCTTCGCGCCGATCTCGCTGTTCTTCCTGATCACCGCGCCGCACTACAACTTCTACAAGGTGCTCAACGTGACCATCCTGGCGCTGACCGGACTGGTGGGCCTGCGATTCCTCATCGGCGGCATGCGATCGCTCAACCGCTTCACGCAGGCTCAGGCCCTGGCGGCGCCACCGGCGGCTCCGACTCCGGCCGCCGAGACCGAACCGGCCACAACGGACGAATCGGCGGAGCAGCCCGAGCACTCGTACTACACCCGCCCCCAGCCCACCGCCCGCTCGGCGAACATCGGGCTGCTGTACGTGTGGGTGATCGTGTTCGGCTTCGTCGGCACCCAGATGGCCTGGACACTGCGACCTTTCCTGGGAAGCCCGGAGGAACCCTTCGAGATCTTCCGGACCATCGAGGGCAACTTCTACGTGGACGTCGTCAAGACGATCGGGCGACTGCTCGGCGCAGGCTGACCCGAACCGGTGGCACTCAACCCGATTCCGCGTCGCGGACCAGCAGGGCCAACTGGACCCGGTTGCTCAGTCCCAGTTTCGTCAGCGAACGACTGACGTGGGCCTTGACGGTGGTCTCGGTCATGCCGAGCCTGCCCGCGATCTGGGAGTTGGACAGGCCGAGCGCCACCGCGGCGATCACGTCGCGTTCCCGGGGGGTGAGCGCCGCGAGGCGCTGCCGGGCCTCCCGTCCCACCACCGGCGGCTGGCCCGAGTAGGCGTCGATGAGGCGCCGGGTCACCGACGGCGCCAGCATCGCGTGGCCCTCGGCGACGGTGCGCACCGCCGCGGCCAGATCGCGCGGCGGGGTGTCCTTGAGCAGGAACCCCGCCGCCCCGGCGTGCAGCGCCCCGTGGACGTACTCGTCCATGTCGAATGTGGTCAGCATGATGACCTGGGGCGGTGCCGGTCGGCGCAGCGTCTCGCGCAGCGCCGTCAGGCCGTCCATGCCGGGCATCCGGACGTCCATCAGCACCACGTCGGGACGGTCGCGGTCGATGGCCGCCAGCGCTTCGGCGCCGTCGGCGGCCTCGGCGACGACCTCGATGTCGTCGACCGGGGCCAGAATCATCCGGATCCCGGCCCGCACCAGGGCCTCGTCGTCGACGATCAGGACGGTGATCATGCCGCGGCCGTCTCGGTGCGCAGCGGAATGCTGGCGGTCAACCGGAATCCGCCGTCCGGTTCGGCGCGAGTGGACAGTTCGCCGCCCAGCAGCGTCAGCCGTTCGCGCAGCCCGATCAGCCCGGTACCGCTGCCGGGCAGTCGCGGTGGGCGGCGCGGCGGGTCGTTGCGGACGGTGACCAGCAGCCGCTCGGGCTGGTGGTCGAGGGTGACGACGCATGCCACCGCACCGGCGTGCTTGTGGACGTTGGTGAGGGATTCGCGGATCACCCGGTAGGCGGTCTGATCGACCAGTGTCGACAGTGGTTGGGCCTCGCCGGTGGAGGTCGCGGTCGCGTCCACCCCGGCGCGCCGCGACTCCGCCAGCAGCGTGTCCAGGTCGGCCAGTGTCGGCTGCGGCGTGGTGCGGGCCGTCTCGCCGTACCGCAGCACCCCGAGGACGTCGCGCAGCTGGGCCAGCGCCTCGGAACCGGTGGCTCGGATGAGTTCGGCGGACTCGGCGACCGCCGCGTCGGGGGCGTTGACCTCCAGCGCCCCGGCGTGCATCACCATCAGCGAGACCCGGTGCGCCACCACGTCGTGCATCTCGTGGGCGATGCGGCCGCGTTCCTCCGCGCGGGCCCTCGCGGCCACAGCCGCCTGTTCGCGTTCCAGTCGGGAAGCTTTGTCCCGCAACGATTCCAGCGTGACGCGTCGGGTGCGGACCCACAGGCCCACGGTCAGCGGCAGCCACACGAACAGCGCCGTGCCGCCCAGCCATCCCATCAGGTCGTCGACGCTGGGGGCCGAGGCCAGGGTGGGAATCAGCGGCGCGCACAGCACGGCGACCAGACTGAGCACCAGTTCGACGACGCCGCGGTAGCCGGTGGCGATCACATAGGACGCCACGATCAGGCAGGTCCCCGCGATCAGGGTGTCGAACGGGGAGACCACCACCGCCAGGGCCACCATCGGCCAGCGGCGCGGCAGCAGCCAGGCCGCCGCCAGTGCCAGCGCGGCCGGTATCGCCGCGCGCCACACCGTGGGCAGTGCGAGCCAGTCGGGGGTGCGCTCGTCGTTGACCGGTATCAGCCCGACGACGAACACGACGGCGGCGAACACGAACGGACGCGCCCGGCCCCACCAACGTGTCGCGGTCTCCCAGGTCATCACCCCTCGACCGTACCCAGGTCAGGGCGGTTGTTCAGCTGGCGAAAGTCAGTCGGCACCACCTACTAAAGAGACATCTCGGGGTCGCGTTGGAACGATGTGGGTCGCGGCCGTGGCACCGAGGCTTGCGGCATGACGAATGAGACCGCCGCGGTCACCGCGGCCCGACTGACCAAGACCTTCGACTCCGGCGACACCCTGGTGCGGGCGCTCGACGGCGTCAGCGTGGAATTCCGGCCCCGGCGTTTCAGCGCCATCATGGGGCCGTCGGGTTCGGGCAAGTCCACGCTGATGCACTGCCTGGCCGGACTCGACCGGCCCGGCGACGGCGAGGTGATGCTCGGCGGGACATCACTGTGGACGCTCGACGACGACGCCCTGACCGAGGTGCGGCGGGACCGCATCGGCTTCATCTTCCAGGGCTTCAACCTGCTGCCCACCCTCACCGCCTACGAGAACATCACGCTTCCGTTCGTGCTGGCGGGAAAGCGCGGCGATCCGGACATCGTGGACGCCGTCGTCGACGCGCTCGGACTGGGCGAGCGGCTGCACCACCGTCCCAGCCAGCTGTCGGGCGGCCAGCAGCAGCGGGTCGCGTGCGCCAGGGCGCTGGTGACCGAACCGGACGTGGTGTTCGCCGACGAACCCACCGGCGCGCTGGACTCGCGGTCCTCGCGGGAACTGCTGGCCTTCCTGCGCCACGGCGTGGACGCGCTGGGGCGCACCGTCGTCATGGTCACCCACGACCCGGTCGCGGCCGGGTACGCCGACGAGGTGCTGTTCCTGGCCGACGGCCGCATCGTGGACACGATGAGCGACCCGACCGCCGAGACGGTGCTCGACCACATGAAGGCGCTCGAGGAGGTGGCGGTCTGATGCGCAAGGCGATGCTGCGGGACCTGGCCGCCCACAAGGCGCGGGTCGCGATGACCCTGGTGGCCATCGCTTTGGGGGTGGCGGCGGTGGTGGCCAGTTGGATCGCGTCGGAGTCGATCCCGTCCGGCCTGGTCACCTCGCAGGTCAACTCCCGTGTGGACGTGTCGGTGCGCGGGGAGCTGTCCACCGCCCAGGTCGAGGCGTTGCGACAGCTGCCCGGTGAGGCGACGGTGGTGAGCACGTTCCGGGCCGGGGTGGTCGCCGAAGACGGCAAACTCGTCGACGCGACGACCGTGTTCGACCACGCCGGAACCGGTTTCGACGACTCCGGACGGTTCGACCTGAAGGCGGGCAAGGCGCCCAGCGGTGGCGACGAGATCGCGCTGCGGGCCGCCGAGGCGAAGTCGGCCGGGCTGCGGGTCGGCGATGCCGCCTCGATCCTGTTGGCCGACGGGGAACGGGTGGAGCTCAAACTCACCGGCGTGTACGACTACCGGCCGCTGTGGACGGATGACAAGGACCCGGCGCCGGTGGTGGCCTTCGGCGACGCGTCCGGCGTGGATGCCACGGTGGCGCGGGTCGACCTGACCGGCGGTGCGGGACTGGAATCGACCGCCGTGGACGCGGTGCGCGAGAACGCTTCGGACTCGATCGGCCGACGTGTCGAGGTCGCCGACGCGCGCGAACTGGCCGAGGCCACCCGCGCCGAACTCGCCTCCGACCTGTTCGACCTGCGCATGATGCTGCTGCCGTTCGCGGGCCTGGCGCTGCTGGTGGGGATGTTCATCATCGCCAACACCTTCGCCATGCTCGTCAGTCAGCGGACCCGGCAGCTGGCGCTGCTGCGCGCGGTCGGCGCCAAACGCGGCCAAGTGCGGCGGACGGTACGGCTGGAGGCACTGGTGCTGGCGGTGGTCGGCGGAACGATCGGGACGCTGGCCGGGATCGCCGCGGCTCCCGCTCTCATCGGGATGAACTCCAGCGAGCAGGTGCCGCTTGTGGTGTCGCCCTGGGGAATCGCGGTGGGGCTGGGTTGTGCCGTCGCGGTCACGGTTCTGGCCTCGGCCGGTGCCGCCCGCAAGGCCGCGTCGGTGGCGCCGATGGCGGCGCTGCGGGTCGCGGCCCGGACCGCCACCCAGACCCGTGGGCGTCGTGTCTATATCGGACTCGGGCTGTTGTTGGCCTCGGTGGTGACGGTCGGGGTCACGGCCGATCCCACGGCGGGAACGACGAAGCGGGTCATCGCGATGTGCGCGGCGGGACTGGGCGCGGTGGCCGTGCTGGTGCTGGCCCCGAGTCTGCTCAACCTGGTGCAGCGGCCACTGCGGGCGCTGGCGGGACGCTCGGGACCGGCCGCGCGGTTGGCGATGCGTTCGGCCGCAGCCGATCCGCGCCGCACCGCCGGGACATCCGGGGCCATCACGATCGGGCTGATCCTGGTGTGCGCCTTCGCGACCCTGAACGCGACGCTCGGCGACCTGATCGCGTCGACCGTTCGCGACGGCGTGCCGACCTCGACGACGGTGCTGGAGGCGGCGGGCGGTCAGGGCGCGACCCTGACCCGCGACGAGGTCGACAAGGCCAAGGCCGTCGCGGGCGTGTCCATGGTGGAACCCGTCAGTCAGGCGATAGCCACACTGGAGTACCCGGGCGGTTCGGCGCGTCGCAACGTCTCGGCCGTCGATCCCGAGGCGCTGGGGACGGTACTGACTCCGAGGATCACCGAGGGCAGCGACGACCTGCGCGAGGGCTTCGTCATCGCGCAGAACCAGGCCACCACGCTCGGCCTGGCGGTGGGGGACCGGCTGACGGTTCGGCTGGAACTCGGCGGCGAGATCACGGCTCGCGTCGCCGGGGTCTACGAGGCCACCGAGTACTCCGCCAGTGTCTATGTGGATGCCGACCGGGTGCCGGAGAAGGCGCGGGAGGGCATCACCGGCGTCTATGTCACCGGAGCCGATCCGGCGGCGGTGAAGTCGGCGCTGCGCGACACCTTCGCCGAACGTCCGGACGTTCGGGTCTCGGACCAGCGCTCGCTGGTGGCCGAGGCTGTCGAGCGGCAGCGGATGGCGTTCGTGGCCTTCTACGCGATGTTCGGGCTGGCGCTGCTGATCGCGTTGTTCGGCGTGGTCAACACGCTGACGTTGTCGGTGATGGAGCGGATCCGTGAGCTGGGGGTGCTACGGGCGATCGGCGCGAACGCGAAGCTGGTGCGGCGGATGGTGCGGGTCGAGAGCCTGGTGATCGCGCTGTTCGGTTCGGTGCTGGGCATCGTGGCCGGAGTGGGCGTGGGCGCGGTGATGCAGCAAGCGATGTTGGGCCAAGCACTGTGGACGTTCACGGTGCCGTGGGATGCCGTCGGGCTCAGCCTCGTGGGGACCGTGGTCGCGGCGGTGCTGGCGGCGATCTGGCCCGCGCGTCGTGCCGCCCGAGCCGATCCACTGGCGGCGATCGCCGCCGAGTGACAGCGGCGGCTCTGCCTAGCCCCGTGGCCGAGCGTCGGTAGTCCGACGCCCGGCCACGGGCCACGGGCGCCGCGCCTTCGGCCTCGGCTCAGTCGTCCTCGCTGGCTTGGCCTGGTGGCCGCTGGAGCGGGAAGACGATCGGGCTCAGCATGTGGAGGCCGCGCTCGGGCGTGGGTTCGTTGCGGCTCAACGGTTCTATCAGCTCTACGAACTTGTCCACCAGGTCGTGCAGCTCCTCGCGGCTGAGCCACAGCGGTAGCTGCTGGTAGCCCACGTAGTCCTCGACCGGCACGGCGTCGTCGCGATCCAGGTAGGCGTTGAACTCCGCCAGCAACGCCGCGAGCGCGGCGGCGAAACCCTGGCGATGGTCCTCCGTGGACATCGACCTGGCGGCCTCGGGGCCGATGGTGGTCCGGTCCCGGCGCAGCCGGTAGTGCCGTTCCACGGCGCCATGTACGCGCTTCTCGTCGACCACCTCCAGCATCCCGGCCTCGGTCAGCAGCGACACGTGGCGGTACACGGAGGTCTTGGGCACGTCGGCCAGGTGGGCGCACAGGTCGGAGGTGGTGTGGGACTGGCCGCCGTACATGGCGTGCAGGATGCGCAGCCGCACCGGGTGGAGTACCAGGTCGAGGATCTTCACGAGGATACGATCTCACATCTGGTACCGTTCTCAAAGTTGGGAATGCAACGAGACGACAGGAACCCCCATGGAAA containing:
- a CDS encoding response regulator — translated: MITVLIVDDEALVRAGIRMILAPVDDIEVVAEAADGAEALAAIDRDRPDVVLMDVRMPGMDGLTALRETLRRPAPPQVIMLTTFDMDEYVHGALHAGAAGFLLKDTPPRDLAAAVRTVAEGHAMLAPSVTRRLIDAYSGQPPVVGREARQRLAALTPRERDVIAAVALGLSNSQIAGRLGMTETTVKAHVSRSLTKLGLSNRVQLALLVRDAESG
- a CDS encoding ABC transporter permease; this encodes MRKAMLRDLAAHKARVAMTLVAIALGVAAVVASWIASESIPSGLVTSQVNSRVDVSVRGELSTAQVEALRQLPGEATVVSTFRAGVVAEDGKLVDATTVFDHAGTGFDDSGRFDLKAGKAPSGGDEIALRAAEAKSAGLRVGDAASILLADGERVELKLTGVYDYRPLWTDDKDPAPVVAFGDASGVDATVARVDLTGGAGLESTAVDAVRENASDSIGRRVEVADARELAEATRAELASDLFDLRMMLLPFAGLALLVGMFIIANTFAMLVSQRTRQLALLRAVGAKRGQVRRTVRLEALVLAVVGGTIGTLAGIAAAPALIGMNSSEQVPLVVSPWGIAVGLGCAVAVTVLASAGAARKAASVAPMAALRVAARTATQTRGRRVYIGLGLLLASVVTVGVTADPTAGTTKRVIAMCAAGLGAVAVLVLAPSLLNLVQRPLRALAGRSGPAARLAMRSAAADPRRTAGTSGAITIGLILVCAFATLNATLGDLIASTVRDGVPTSTTVLEAAGGQGATLTRDEVDKAKAVAGVSMVEPVSQAIATLEYPGGSARRNVSAVDPEALGTVLTPRITEGSDDLREGFVIAQNQATTLGLAVGDRLTVRLELGGEITARVAGVYEATEYSASVYVDADRVPEKAREGITGVYVTGADPAAVKSALRDTFAERPDVRVSDQRSLVAEAVERQRMAFVAFYAMFGLALLIALFGVVNTLTLSVMERIRELGVLRAIGANAKLVRRMVRVESLVIALFGSVLGIVAGVGVGAVMQQAMLGQALWTFTVPWDAVGLSLVGTVVAAVLAAIWPARRAARADPLAAIAAE
- a CDS encoding helix-turn-helix domain-containing protein; this translates as MKILDLVLHPVRLRILHAMYGGQSHTTSDLCAHLADVPKTSVYRHVSLLTEAGMLEVVDEKRVHGAVERHYRLRRDRTTIGPEAARSMSTEDHRQGFAAALAALLAEFNAYLDRDDAVPVEDYVGYQQLPLWLSREELHDLVDKFVELIEPLSRNEPTPERGLHMLSPIVFPLQRPPGQASEDD
- a CDS encoding ABC transporter ATP-binding protein, encoding MTNETAAVTAARLTKTFDSGDTLVRALDGVSVEFRPRRFSAIMGPSGSGKSTLMHCLAGLDRPGDGEVMLGGTSLWTLDDDALTEVRRDRIGFIFQGFNLLPTLTAYENITLPFVLAGKRGDPDIVDAVVDALGLGERLHHRPSQLSGGQQQRVACARALVTEPDVVFADEPTGALDSRSSRELLAFLRHGVDALGRTVVMVTHDPVAAGYADEVLFLADGRIVDTMSDPTAETVLDHMKALEEVAV
- the katG gene encoding catalase/peroxidase HPI — its product is MSENAVPQDASTESGGCPVAHGRAPLPAQGGGNQGWWPNRLNLKILAKHNPVANPMGDDFDYAEAFNSLDLPAVKRDIAEVLTTSQDWWPADFGHYGPLMIRMAWHSAGTYRVSDGRGGAGAGQQRFAPLNSWPDNVSLDKARRLLWPVKKKYGKNISWADLMILTGNVALETMGFKTFGFAGGRADVWEPDEDVYWGPETVWLDDKRYSGERDLEKPLAAVQMGLIYVNPEGPNGNPDPIAAARDIRETFGRMAMNDEETVALIAGGHSFGKTHGAHKDDKLGPDPEAAPLEAQGLGWKNGYGTGVGADAVTSGLEVTWTTTPTKWSTNFLWNLFSFEWELTESPAGAKQWKPKGGAGEGTVPHAHDASKRIAPNMLTTDLALRFDPIYEPIARRFMENPDQFADAFARAWYKLTHRDMGPIQRYLGPEVPDEVLSWQDPVPAVDHELVDDADVADLKRQVLDSGLSVSQLVSTAWASASTFRGSDKRGGANGGRIRLQPQSGWEVNEPDRLASVLSTLEGIRDSFNAAQSGGKKISLADLIVLAGAAGVEQAAKAAGHEVTVPFTPGRTDASQEQTDVESFSHLEPSADGFRNYLGKASSPLPAEVLLLDRANLLTLSAPEMTVLVGGLRVLGANHGQTSLGVLTDNPGALSNDFFVNLLELGTTWKATDEDSQTFEVRDAETGDVKWTGSRVDLLFGANSELRAVAEVYASDDAGEKFVKDFVAAWDKVMMLDRYDLS
- a CDS encoding sensor histidine kinase; this translates as MTWETATRWWGRARPFVFAAVVFVVGLIPVNDERTPDWLALPTVWRAAIPAALALAAAWLLPRRWPMVALAVVVSPFDTLIAGTCLIVASYVIATGYRGVVELVLSLVAVLCAPLIPTLASAPSVDDLMGWLGGTALFVWLPLTVGLWVRTRRVTLESLRDKASRLEREQAAVAARARAEERGRIAHEMHDVVAHRVSLMVMHAGALEVNAPDAAVAESAELIRATGSEALAQLRDVLGVLRYGETARTTPQPTLADLDTLLAESRRAGVDATATSTGEAQPLSTLVDQTAYRVIRESLTNVHKHAGAVACVVTLDHQPERLLVTVRNDPPRRPPRLPGSGTGLIGLRERLTLLGGELSTRAEPDGGFRLTASIPLRTETAAA